The Puniceicoccus vermicola DNA window CATTGAGTATCCATACAGTGGATACTTAGATCGGACGGTCAATCCCTTTTTCGCTCATACCAGGCTTTTTCGCATCCTTTTTGCAGATCGATTCCGTTCAAGAGCATGGTCACCGCTTCCGGCTTGAGGCTGAGCTTCTTGCCGTCACTGCCCAAAGGCCAACTGAATCGGCCCTTCTCCAGGCGCTTGGCAAAAACCCAGGCCCCGGTCCCATCCCAATAAAGAGCCTTCAGCCGGTTGC harbors:
- the tnpB gene encoding IS66 family insertion sequence element accessory protein TnpB (TnpB, as the term is used for proteins encoded by IS66 family insertion elements, is considered an accessory protein, since TnpC, encoded by a neighboring gene, is a DDE family transposase.), which codes for MLSLPHSLRVVLAVEPTDMRKSFNGLWAVVEQHLFEDPMEGKLYLFTNKARNRLKALYWDGTGAWVFAKRLEKGRFSWPLGSDGKKLSLKPEAVTMLLNGIDLQKGCEKAWYERKRD